A window of Streptomyces armeniacus contains these coding sequences:
- a CDS encoding tripartite tricarboxylate transporter TctB family protein — translation MNDPTGNDPDVNGPDVNGPGARPETDTETGRGSGAAAGASDDRPLPKGAPSPQGASVPDGATTPHSAVGDGLTGWRAALRGRSELGVCVLLLAVGVLVLTDAMTMDTSFAQRGPVGPKTVPYVVGAGLLAVAVLLAVDVLRGGRGEAEGGEDVDLDEPGDWRTVALLAGIFLANAALIGPIGFPASGALLFWGSAYALGSRNPGRDPLIAAVLSVFTFVVFNNLLGVPLPGGPLMEVL, via the coding sequence GTGAACGACCCGACCGGAAACGACCCCGACGTAAACGGCCCCGACGTTAACGGCCCCGGGGCCCGGCCCGAAACCGACACCGAAACCGGACGCGGATCCGGAGCCGCCGCCGGAGCGTCCGACGACCGACCACTCCCGAAGGGCGCCCCCTCCCCCCAGGGCGCCTCCGTCCCCGACGGCGCGACCACCCCCCACAGCGCCGTCGGGGACGGCCTCACCGGCTGGCGGGCCGCCCTGCGCGGACGCTCCGAACTCGGCGTCTGCGTACTGCTGCTGGCCGTCGGCGTTCTCGTCCTGACCGACGCCATGACCATGGACACCAGCTTCGCCCAGCGCGGACCCGTCGGCCCGAAGACCGTGCCGTACGTCGTCGGCGCCGGCCTGCTGGCCGTCGCCGTGCTGCTGGCCGTCGACGTACTTCGCGGCGGCCGCGGCGAGGCCGAGGGCGGCGAGGACGTCGACCTCGACGAGCCCGGCGACTGGCGTACGGTCGCGCTGCTGGCCGGGATCTTCCTCGCCAACGCCGCGCTCATCGGGCCGATCGGCTTCCCGGCGTCCGGCGCGCTGCTGTTCTGGGGCTCCGCCTACGCACTGGGCAGCCGCAATCCGGGCCGCGATCCGCTCATCGCGGCCGTGCTCTCGGTGTTCACCTTCGTCGTCTTCAACAACCTGCTGGGCGTTCCCCTGCCCGGCGGCCCGCTGATGGAGGTGCTGTAG
- a CDS encoding tripartite tricarboxylate transporter permease: protein MDSLNSLLDGFGTALSPLNLLRAAVGVLLGTAIGVLPGIGPAMAVALLLPVTYGLDPTGAFIMFAGIYYGGMFGGSTTSILLNTPGESAAVVAAIEGNPMARAGRGAQALAAAAIGHFTGGIIGTIALVALAPAVAELAVDIGAPDYFAIMVLAFIAVTSVLGSSRVRGFASLLIGLTLGLVGLDQMTGQERLTFGSLELSDGIDVVIVAVGLFAIGEALWVAAHLRRTAGQSIPVGRPWLDKSDLRRTWKPWLRGPAIGFPFGAIPAGGAEIPTFLSYVTEKRLSKHPEEFGKGAIEGVAGPESASSASAAGTLGSMLTLGLPTTATAAVMLAAFQQYGIQPGPLLFEREADLVWGLIASLFVGMVLLLVLNLPLAPVWAKLLRIPRPYLYAGILFFAAVGAYAIGGQAIDLVILLVIGLIGLMMRRYGLPVLPAVIGVILGPSAELQLRRALQLSDGSVSGLVNTPFSVTVYALIALLLAWPWLKRLLPKGRKGARTGAVARTGGGPDADSDAGPDAGPDAAAEDRG, encoded by the coding sequence ATGGACTCACTCAACTCCCTCCTCGACGGCTTCGGCACGGCGCTGTCCCCGCTCAACCTGCTGCGGGCCGCGGTCGGCGTACTGCTCGGCACCGCCATCGGCGTACTGCCCGGCATCGGCCCGGCGATGGCCGTCGCGCTGCTGCTCCCGGTCACGTACGGGCTGGACCCGACGGGCGCGTTCATCATGTTCGCCGGCATCTACTACGGCGGCATGTTCGGCGGTTCGACGACCTCGATCCTGCTGAACACTCCCGGCGAGAGCGCCGCCGTCGTCGCCGCCATCGAGGGCAACCCGATGGCACGCGCCGGGCGCGGCGCGCAGGCCCTGGCGGCGGCCGCCATCGGCCACTTCACCGGCGGCATCATCGGCACCATCGCGCTCGTGGCGCTGGCGCCCGCGGTGGCGGAGCTCGCCGTCGACATCGGCGCGCCCGACTACTTCGCCATCATGGTGCTCGCCTTCATCGCCGTCACCTCCGTGCTCGGCAGCTCGCGCGTCCGCGGCTTCGCCTCGCTGCTGATCGGCCTCACGCTCGGACTCGTCGGGCTGGACCAGATGACGGGGCAGGAGCGGCTCACGTTCGGCAGCCTGGAGCTGTCGGACGGCATCGACGTCGTCATCGTCGCCGTCGGACTGTTCGCGATCGGCGAGGCTCTGTGGGTCGCGGCCCATCTGCGCCGTACGGCGGGGCAGTCCATCCCCGTCGGCCGCCCCTGGCTGGACAAGTCGGACCTGCGGCGCACGTGGAAGCCCTGGCTGCGCGGGCCGGCGATCGGCTTCCCGTTCGGCGCGATCCCGGCGGGCGGCGCGGAGATCCCGACGTTCCTCTCGTACGTCACCGAGAAGCGGCTCTCCAAGCACCCCGAGGAGTTCGGCAAGGGCGCCATCGAGGGCGTCGCCGGGCCCGAGTCGGCCTCGTCCGCCTCCGCGGCGGGCACCCTCGGCTCGATGCTCACGCTCGGCCTGCCGACGACCGCCACGGCGGCGGTGATGCTGGCCGCGTTCCAGCAGTACGGCATCCAGCCGGGACCGCTGCTCTTCGAGCGCGAGGCCGACCTGGTGTGGGGGCTGATCGCGTCGCTGTTCGTCGGCATGGTGCTGCTGCTGGTGCTCAACCTGCCGCTGGCACCGGTGTGGGCGAAGCTGCTGCGCATCCCGCGGCCGTACCTCTACGCGGGCATCCTCTTCTTCGCGGCGGTCGGCGCGTACGCGATCGGCGGCCAGGCCATCGACCTGGTGATCCTGCTCGTCATCGGGCTGATCGGGCTCATGATGCGGCGCTACGGGCTGCCCGTGCTGCCCGCGGTCATCGGCGTCATCCTCGGCCCGAGCGCCGAACTCCAGCTGCGCCGCGCGCTCCAGCTGAGCGACGGCAGCGTGTCGGGGCTGGTCAACACGCCGTTCTCGGTGACGGTGTACGCGCTGATCGCGCTGCTGCTGGCGTGGCCGTGGCTGAAGCGGCTGCTGCCGAAGGGGCGCAAGGGCGCGCGTACGGGCGCGGTCGCCCGTACGGGCGGCGGC
- a CDS encoding Bug family tripartite tricarboxylate transporter substrate binding protein — MRLRTTLALLGAALLVFVGPPLLTSGSGAETGTNIPGLQIMVPNTPGGGYDITARTAGKDAEDAGLNHNIEVFNLPGAGGTVGLSRVVNERGNGKLAMLMGLGVVGAAETNHSPSALSDTTPIARLVEEPNIVVVAKDSKYKTFEQLRADWVKKPGSVPVGGGSSPGGPDHLAPMMMARAAGIEPKSVNYVPFDGGGELLASVLGGKVAFGVSGLGEYRDQIKSGELRLLAVTGPEPVAEFDAPTLKETGLDVEFTNWRGVVAPPGLSEQQRDRLIRFFRKLHGTEQWRKSLKRNGWDDAFLTGEKYGRFLTAQEKRADSVLKELGL; from the coding sequence GTGCGTCTGCGCACCACCCTCGCTCTGCTCGGGGCGGCGCTGCTCGTGTTCGTCGGGCCGCCGCTGCTCACCTCGGGCAGCGGCGCCGAGACCGGCACCAACATCCCCGGCCTCCAGATCATGGTGCCCAACACCCCCGGCGGCGGTTACGACATCACCGCGCGCACGGCGGGCAAGGACGCCGAGGACGCCGGGCTCAACCACAACATCGAGGTGTTCAACCTGCCCGGCGCGGGCGGCACCGTCGGACTCAGCCGCGTTGTCAACGAGCGCGGCAACGGCAAGCTCGCCATGCTCATGGGCCTCGGCGTGGTCGGCGCGGCCGAGACGAACCACTCGCCGTCCGCGCTCAGCGACACCACCCCGATCGCGCGGCTCGTGGAGGAGCCGAACATCGTCGTGGTCGCCAAGGACTCGAAGTACAAGACGTTCGAGCAACTCCGCGCCGACTGGGTGAAGAAGCCCGGTTCGGTGCCGGTCGGCGGCGGTTCCTCGCCCGGCGGCCCCGACCATCTGGCGCCGATGATGATGGCGCGCGCCGCGGGCATCGAGCCCAAGTCGGTGAACTACGTGCCGTTCGACGGCGGCGGCGAGCTGCTCGCCTCCGTACTCGGCGGCAAGGTCGCCTTCGGCGTGTCCGGGCTCGGCGAGTACCGCGACCAGATCAAGTCCGGCGAGCTGCGGTTGCTGGCGGTCACCGGGCCGGAACCGGTCGCGGAGTTCGACGCGCCGACCCTCAAGGAGACGGGCCTGGACGTCGAGTTCACCAACTGGCGCGGCGTCGTCGCCCCGCCCGGCCTGAGCGAGCAGCAACGCGACCGGCTGATCCGCTTCTTCCGCAAGCTGCACGGCACGGAGCAGTGGCGGAAGTCGCTCAAGCGGAACGGCTGGGACGACGCGTTCCTGACCGGCGAGAAGTACGGGCGCTTCCTGACCGCTCAGGAGAAGCGCGCCGACTCGGTGCTGAAGGAGCTTGGACTGTGA